In Homo sapiens chromosome 11, GRCh38.p14 Primary Assembly, one DNA window encodes the following:
- the MSANTD2 gene encoding myb/SANT-like DNA-binding domain-containing protein 2 isoform 4 (isoform 4 is encoded by transcript variant 4) — MAAPCGSELPANSPLKIPKMEVLSPASPGGLSDGNPSLSDPSTPRGASPLGPGSAAGSGAAASGGLGLGLGGRSAASSSVSFSPGGGGGGAAAAAAAACRGMSWTPAETNALIAVWGNERLVEARYQQLEGAGTVFGSKAPGPAMYERVSRALAELGYERTPSQCRERIKMKYLSQREH, encoded by the coding sequence ATGGCTGCGCCCTGTGGCTCGGAGCTGCCCGCCAACTCGCCGCTAAAAATTCCGAAGATGGAGGTGCTTTCCCCGGCTTCTCCTGGTGGCCTGAGCGACGGAAATCCATCGCTGTCCGACCCTTCCACGCCTCGGGGTGCCTCCCCGCTCGGGCCGGGCAGTGCGGCGGGCTCGGGGGCAGCGGCGTCCGGGGGTCtcgggctggggctggggggccGCAGCGCCGCCTCGTCCTCGGTCTCCTTCTCCCCTGGTGGCGGCGGTGGCGGGGCTGcggcagccgccgccgccgcctgccGGGGCATGTCGTGGACGCCAGCCGAGACGAACGCGCTCATCGCAGTGTGGGGCAACGAGCGGCTGGTGGAGGCGCGGTACCAGCAGCTGGAGGGAGCCGGCACGGTGTTCGGCAGCAAGGCCCCCGGGCCAGCCATGTACGAGCGCGTGTCCCGGGCCCTGGCCGAGCTGGGCTACGAGCGGACCCCGTCCCAGTGCCGGGAGCGCATCAAG